A segment of the Xenorhabdus bovienii SS-2004 genome:
GGCAATACTGACAGTTAAACTGGCAGATAAGTTTGGTAACGCCATCAGTGGTAAAACCGTCAATATTCACTTGCCGAATCCGCTCAAGGGCTTTGTGGTAACGCCAACCCTGATGCAGGATAACGGTGATGGCACTTATTCTGCTTCAGCGACGGCGAAGAATAAAGGAAGCCAGGAAATTCAGGCGGCTGTGGAAGGAAAATCAATCGGTCAGTCATTAACTGTCTCAGTGGGCGCTATTACGCCAGATCTCCGTTTTGCCAATGCCACGCAACAGGTGACTTATACCAAACGTTATGCTCACTCCCAGAAAGTAGTAGATGGCGGGATACCGGCAGGGATACGTCAGATGTGGACGAGTTCTGCGGATGATGTCGCCACCGTTGATGATAGCGGTAAGGTTACATTGTGGAAAGCCGGGACAGCGACCATCACGGTACAGACAGGAACGAATGGTCAATATCATTCGTCTACAGCCAGCTATACATTGGAAGTTAAGAAGGCAACACCTCAATTGCAGCATCAGATCAAGCAGATTGTCGCTGTTTGGAATGATGGCAAAAATTATGCCGTCACGCCAAGTTTTGCAAATCAGGATGTGGATGCTCAGGCCTTATTGCAACAGGCGAATTTCTCCAGTCACAATAATGGTGTGGTGAAGGTAGATAAGCAGGGCAACCTCAGCATGGTGAAACCTGGAAACACCACAATAACCATCAAAACACCGGAAACAAATCAGTTTACGGCATCGACTGCTGATGTTGCGTATGTACTGAATAAGGGCAAGGTGGATATTTCTTTTGATGAGGCTGTTGTTCAAGATTGGGTAGCTGGAAATAGTAAAATACAACAACCATTCCAGTTACCTGTACATGCCAAGGAGCGTTGGGAGAGTGGTAATAAAGAAGTCATAGAAGTATCACGAGACGGGTTGTGGAGTAAAAAAGGTACTGGTAGTGCAACAATGACTCTATATGTAGAACAAAATGATTACTATATGTCCAGTCATGGTGGTTATGATGTTGAATTATATGATAAACCTGAGGTGGATATAAAATCGGTAGAATATCCTAATGAGGGAAAATTGGTCTCAGTGTCTTCTTCAGAGAACTGGACTCCAGCTTTCACCGATGATGGGATATCTATAACGTGGAATGCACTAAATTCAAACAAGTATAAACCGATAAATAAGATGAGAGTGGAGATGGAAGATGCTAACTCTGGGAAATTGCTTGATTATAAGGATTACACTTATCAGGAGATTTCATCTTCGAAGTTGCATAAAACTACATTTGTTCCTAAGCCTGAATATTTTGGAATTAGTGTTCGAATAAAATTAACCGCGAGGGGTTTTATTGGACTTAATACGGTAGTCAGTAGCAATAATTTACCCGTAAGACATCTTAAGCCACACCAGATATGGTCATCGGTAGAAGTCAGCTCACGGTACAACATTTTTGCTCTATTTTTCAATCTTTCAGAAGTGAAAACATGTCGAAGTCTTTTTATTGACAGGGCACATTCAATATATCTTGATGTAATTGATGGATATATTGATTTTGGAGGGAAAAAGTTACTTGTACCAATGTATGTTTCATATAAAGCCACTATTAGGAAATTTAAGGACTCTGATCTTGTTACACAAGATCTGGATAAGGCTAATCTTTCTGGGAATGCCAGTAGGGCAGCTTATAAGGCTAAAGTGATTGATGGAAATGACAATAAACTACTACCTGCGCACAGATTGATTCATGGTGATTGTTGGATGAACCATTCAGGTGGATACCGAATTAATCTGCATGTTAAATATGCAGGGGAAGAATATAAATATTTGGCTAAACGTACCCATGGATATGGAGGGAATGGGGATGGTGTATATGATTCTGATGGGAATCGTGACATAAATATAGATAACGAGTTTTATTTGGAATAGATAACGAGTTTTATTTGAATAAGCCTAAGCCGTAATTGAAGATGCTTGATTTTTCATTGTAATCCTTAAACCACCTCCTCGGGAGGTGGTGATTGTTCCTGTGAGGCTACATACATGCAGTGATCTGCGACCAAGCGCAAAGTGAAATTCCTTTGGCTATTGTCAATGGTGCTGGTGATCCTTTCATTAATCACGATTATATTAATGGATTAAATTATAGAAACCTTTGGCAAGGACAGGTGTTTAACTTGGCCGGCGTTGATCATGCACCATTCTGGGAAGCACCAGATATTTTTAACCCGATTCTGGCTGAATTTTTAAAAGTTCTTTAATAGCCTGATGAGAGCCAGAGCGGGAATTTTTTGTTTTATTTAAAGAAATTTCCGCTATTACAGGCATGTTTATTTTTTATTTAAATGCTAGTACTGTTGAAAGTATTATTTTGTTTATGTTTATATTTATATTTATATTTATATTTATATTTATATTTATATTTATATTTAATAGATAATATATAAATATATTTTTATCATAGAATAAATTGGATTATAGGTTATTTTATTTTAAACGTTTGAGATTTCATATTTTTGTCTCAGTAGTTAAATCAGTCATCAGAGAAGCAAATAAAAAGAGCGTCCGCTTTTGCGAACGCTCTTTAAATCGATTAATGTCCTCTTGGGGTCGTCATGGCTGAAAGTAATACTTTTCCGACATCTTGGATATGGGGCTGCTCCATGATGGATTCATGAGAACCGTTGATCGGAATGACAGTCAGCCGTTCCTTCGGTATAACGGCTTCCCAGCCAAGGGCATGACTACTCTGATCATTTTCTTCCGTTGCTCTGAACAGGGTGACGTTAACCGCCGCTGTAGAGGGAATATAGTGATAAGCAGCGACAGAAATGTTGTGATAAAGGTGTAATTGTTGCCTGATATTCTCAGAAGCAGGTAATAAATCGTTCTGTTGAGCAAGCATTAATATTGCAGAGCAGTCATGGTTGTTCGCTAATCTCTGTATCTGATCATGCAGAGAGGCCGGCATATTTTCTGGCAGTACCTCAAGCAATGTGGCTGTTTCATTAAATGGCAGACCGGCCTGTTTTTCTTCCAGAGAAAATGCGTCCTGATAGCTGGCACCTGAATCAAACAGACCGACAAAATTGACGGCTTCACCCGCGGCTGTCAGTTGGCATGCCATTTCATACGCAATGGTTCCTCCAATTGACCATCCGGCCAGATCATAAGGCCCCTGTATCTGCATCTGACGGAGACAGGTAACGTACTCTTCGGCGATTTTGCTGATGGTTAACTGGGCATTTTCTTCCCCGAAGGTATCACTGGCGATAATCCCATAAATTGACTGAGCCTTATCATCAATATAAGGGGCAAGATCATAAGCATACTGAACGTCACCTCCCGCCGGATGTATGAGGAACAATGAGGAATTTCCGTTTCCTTTACGGATTGTGACGATATTTTTCTGTTGAGCCAGAGGGGCACTCAATGAATTTTTCGCTTGAAGATAAGCGGCTAATTCGCTGATTGTCGGGTGAATAAGCAGGTCGCGTATGGCGATATCAAGGCCGAGCGCCTGACGTAAGCGTACGACAACCTGCAATGTCAATAAGGAGTGACCACCCAATTCGAAGAAATGATCATGCCTGCCGACACGTTCGAGGCCGAGGCTGTCTTGCCAGACGTCAGCAATGATATTTTCTGTTTCTCCGACAGGCGGTTCATAACCGATTTGAGCAATAACCGCTGAGTCGTCCGGTAATGGCAACGCTTGGCGATCCAGTTTACCGTTTGGTGTCTGCGGGAATGAATCTAGTGTCACGAAAGCATTCGGAACCATATAGCTGGCTAAACTGGCCTGTAACGTTTCACGGAGTTTCTCTAGATTCAGGGACGTTTCCGGTTGTAATACCAGATAGGCGACCAGACGCTTATCATTAGCGGTATCTTCACGAACCATAACAACGGCTTCTCTGATATCGGCACAGGCGAGTAATCTGGCTTCAATTTCCCCTAACTCAATACGGAATCCGCGGATCTTGACCTGAAAATCATTGCGCCCGAGATAGTCAATGTTGCCGTCGGGAAGCCACCGTCCCAAATCTCCCGTTTTATACATGCGTCTATCAGCCGATGTATTCGCTTCGTCACTGAATGGATCATCGACAAAACGCTCTGCCGTGAGATCCGGACGATTAAAATAGCCGCGAGTGACACCAATGCCGCCGATATAAATTTCACCGGCGACACCCACCGGGACAGGATGACCGTGTTTATCAAGAATGTAGATCTGTGTATTGGCAACCGGGTGGCCAATTGTGATCTGAGGCGTGGTATAGCGGCTCTCTGGCTCCGTCTGTAGATTGCCGGATGCTGTTGAACAGATAGTGGTTTCTGTCGGCCCATACAGGTTCCACAATCCGCTGACTTTTTCTTTTAAACGCTGTGCCAGTTCGTGAGGTAATGCTTCTCCTCCGCTTGTCGCTTTGATCGCGGCACCTGTCCAGCCGGAATCAAGTAGCATACGCCAGGTCGTAGGAGTCGCCTGCATGACTTTGATGTTGCGTGCGGCGATCAATTCCGCTAATTGCTCTGGATCTCTGGCGGTCAATGATGGTGCTATGACGCAGGTACTGCCGTTGCATAAGGGTAGATACAGCTCAAGTGCGGCAACGTCAAAGCCAATTGTGGTCGCGGTGAGCAGGGTGTCATCGACAGAGATTTGCAGCCGGTCTTTCATTGATAACAGCAGGTTTACCACCCCAATATGCTCAACCATGACCCCTTTGGGGCGTCCCGTCGAACCGGAGGTATACAGCACATAGGCCAGATTGTGTGACGTGATACCTAAATCGGCGGCTGGCAGGTTGCACTCAGGTTGATGAATGATATTTGCCTGATATTCATCACTATCCAGTATCAATATTGGCGTATTGGTCTCAGATAAACGGGTTTGCAGGCTATGCTGAGTCAGTAATACGGAGGGCTGGCTGTCTGACAGCATATAAGACAGGCGTTCAGCGGGGTATTCCGGATCGAGAGGAATATAACCCGCCCCCGCTTTCATGATTGCTAATAAGCCGATGACCATCTCCAGACCACGCTCTACACAAATGGCCACCCGATCATCCGGACGTACCCCAAACGCAATCAGAGAGTGTGCCAGTTGGTTGGCTCGACGGTTCAGCTCGTCGTAACTCAATTGATTGTCATCATAAATCAGTGCAGTTGCTGTCGGGGAGCGCTCGACTTGTTGTTCTATGAGCTGGTGGATTAGTTGATCCTGTGGGTAAGCCTCACGGGTGTTGTTGAACGTTCGCAGAAGCTGTGTGCGTTCTTCCTGCGGCAGTATGTTGAGTTGCAGGCAAGTCTGTTCAGGCGAATTTTTCAGGCTTTCAACTAAACCCTGCAATACGGTGTTCATGAAATGATTAATCCGCATGGGATCAAGTTCCGGAACACATTGTGCGACCAGTGTAAAGCCTTGTGCGGTGTCATCGACAGATAAACTCAGGGGATAGTTGGTGCGCTCATCGACATTTAACAGCCCGATGCCTTCCCAGGCCGTGAGGGTTGTCTGCTGGGTATCATCCTGGTTGTGACGATAATTCAACAGGCTACTGAACAATGGCAGAGGCGGGGTCACACCACTGCAATTTTGAGCCATCGCCAGCGGTGCCTGCTCATGTTCCAGTAATTCACTCAATAAGCGATAAGTCTGCTGGACGACCTGCTGTACATTGAAGGTACTCAGCTTGATCCGTATGGGTAATGTATTCATAAACATTCCCAGTGTCTGATCGGCACCGGCAACCCCTTGTAACCGCCCCAATAACACTGTACCGAAGACGACATCATCCCGTCCGCTGCATTGTGCCAGTACCTGCGCCCAGGCGACGTGGAACAGTACCGCTGCACTGACGCCCTGCTGACGGGCGCATTCCCGTAGTGTCTGCGCAAACGAAGTATCCAGATCGAATTCTGCTTCTAGGATATGGCTATCTTCACCATAGACTTCCTGTAAGCCGAAGGGCAGGGTGGGTTCATCCACATCACCCAAAAGCTGGCGGAAATAGTCCTGATGTTTTTCAAGCGGTACAGCGCGGGTCTGGGCGATAAAGTTACGGTAGGGCAGCGACGGTGGCAAATCGTCGCTCTGGCCTATCATGATTGCCTGCACTTCGTTGAATATCATCTCCAGCGACTGGTGATCACACACCAGATGGTGGTGCAGTAATGCCAGAAACCAGGTTTCACTGTGCGGATCTTTGGCAAAGCTGGCAGACATTAACGGCGCTTGGGTAATATCCATCCGTACCGAGCGGGGATCAACATAGCGGCGTAGTTGCTGTTCGGCATCTTCCTCCGGCGACAGGGTTAGCTCTGTGACGGGGATCGGTGCCTGCCGATAAACCACCTGCACCGGCTGCGGCAGGTCATCCCAGAGAATCGCACTGCGCAGGATATCGTGGCGGTGGAACACCTGTTGCAGCGCGAGTAAAAACGCATCCAGACGCGGGCGGCTGTCAAAGGTCATCAACAGGTTGTCCAGATAAGTATCGCCTTCCGTTTCCAGTAAGTGGTGGAACAGAATGCCTTCCTGCAATGGCCCCAGTGGGTAGATATCCTGAATATTACTGATCCCGTCGGGGACTTGGGTAACGATTTGGTTAATGTTGGTTTGCGTCAGTGCCACCAGAGGCAGCATCTCCGGTGTAATGGCCTGACAATCGTCGGTGATGAGGTTCGGTGGTACGCTTACACCGGTAGATCCATCAGAATCTGATGCGGTCAGACGCACCGCCATCGCCGCCAGTGTCGGCGAAGAGAAGACGCTACTGACATCCAGCATCAGGTTGCGTTGACGCAGTTGTTCAATCAGGCTGACCACCAGCAGCGAATGGCCGCCGAGTTCAAAGAAGTTGTCATGACGCCCGACCTGTTCCAGCCCCAGCAGAGTCTGCCAGACCGTGGCGAGTTGTTGTTCGGTTTCACCCTGAGGCGCCTGATATTCACGGCTGACGGAGGCGGCGTGATCGGGTGCCGGCAAGGCCTTGCGATCCAGTTTGCCATTCGGGTTCAGCGGGAAGGTGTCCAGTATCACGAATGCGCTCGGCAGCATATATTCTGCCAGATGAGTGCTCAATTGTTCACGTAAATCGGCTGTATCCAGCGTGACATCGGACTGTGGCACGAGGTATGCCACCAGACGTTTATCGCCGCTGCCTTCTTCATGCGCCATGACTACGGC
Coding sequences within it:
- a CDS encoding alpha/beta fold hydrolase, producing the protein MAIVNGAGDPFINHDYINGLNYRNLWQGQVFNLAGVDHAPFWEAPDIFNPILAEFLKVL